A single genomic interval of Vicia villosa cultivar HV-30 ecotype Madison, WI unplaced genomic scaffold, Vvil1.0 ctg.000060F_1_1, whole genome shotgun sequence harbors:
- the LOC131623323 gene encoding inactive protein kinase SELMODRAFT_444075-like produces MSREQAKRGKQEKSCDGAEKVIVAVKASKEIPKTALVWSLTHVVQPGDCITLLVVVPSQSSGRKWGFPRFAGDCASGMKKYPPGTVLEQKSDITDSCSQMILQLHDVYDPNKINVRIKIISGSPCGSVAAEAKKGQASWVVLDKHLKHEEKRCMEELQCNIVVMKRTQPKVLRLNLIGAQKKEVEEAGTSPSEQGDTPEKQSENKLDSLVDSIKGPNVTPTSSPELGTPFTTTTEAGTSSASSSDPGTSPFCIPEMNGEKKKEETIKESHELCDTSDTESESLSTSSASFRYQPWITELLLHQQSSQRNGERSDAYHGMPQATTTKALLEKYSRLDRGAGMEMSAAYRNDSDFSGNLREAIALPGNAPLGPPPLCSICQHKAPVFGKPPRWFSYAELELATGGFSQANFLAEGGYGSVHRGVLPEGQVIAVKQHKLASSQGDVEFCSEVEVLSCAQHRNVVMLIGFCIEDKRRLLVYEYICNGSLDSHLYGRQRDPLEWSARQKIAVGAARGLRYLHEECRVGCIIHRDMRPNNILITHDFEPLVGDFGLARWQPDGDMGVDTRVIGTFGYLAPEYAQSGQITEKADVYSFGVVLVELVTGRKAVDLTRPKGQQCLTEWARPLLEEYAIDELIDPRLGRLYLEHEVYCMLHAASLCIRRDPHSRPRMSQVLRILEGDMVMDTNYISTPGYDVGNRSGRIWSEPLQRQHHYSGPLVEDSLESSFSGKLSIDKYKPSYWDRSRDKPIRASSEDDI; encoded by the exons ATGAGTCGAGAGCAGGCGAAGAGGGGGAAGCAAGAGAAAAGTTGTGATGGTGCTGAGAAGGTTATTGTTGCTGTTAAGGCGTCGAAGGAAATTCCAAAGACTGCTCTTGTTTGGTCCTTGACTCATGTTGTTCAACCTGGTGATTGCATTACGCTGCTTGTTGTTGTTCCTTCCCAAAGTTCAG GTAGAAAATGGGGTTTTCCTAGATTTGCTGGTGACTGTGCCAGTGGTATGAAGAAGTATCCTCCAGGAACAGTTTTAGAGCAGAAGAGTGATATCACTGATTCTTGCTCTCAGATGATCCTTCAGCTCCATGATGTCTATGATCCAAATAAG ATAAATGTCAGGATTAAAATTATTTCTGGATCGCCTTGTGGATCAGTGGCCGCAGAAGCCAAGAAAGGACAAGCTAGTTGGGTTGTTTTAGACAA ACATCTCAAACATGAGGAAAAGAGATGCATGGAAGAGTTGCAGTGTAACATTGTTGTTATGAAGCGTACTCAACCGAAAGTGCTTCGTTTGAACTTGATTGGAGCACAAAAGAAGGAAGTTGAAGAAGCTGGTACATCACCTTCTGAGCAAGGTGATACACCTGAAAAGCAATCTGAAAACAAGTTGGATTCTTTAGTAGATTCTATTAAAGGACCGAATGTTACTCCAACTAGCAGCCCTGAGCTAGGGACGCCATTCACCACTACTACTGAAGCCGGTACTTCATCAGCTTCAAGCTCTGATCCCGGAACATCACCATTCTGTATCCCAGAGATGAATggtgagaaaaagaaagaagaaaccaTTAAGGAAAGTCATGAACTTTGTGATACATCAGACACAGAAAGTGAAAGTCTGTCGACATCTTCAGCTAGCTTTAGATACCAACCGTGGATCACAGAATTGCTTTTACATCAACAATCATCTCAACGCAACGGAGAAAGATCAGATGCGTATCATGGTATGCCTCAAGCAACTACAACCAAAGCTTTGTTAGAAAAGTATTCTAGGCTTGATAGAGGAGCTGGAATGGAAATGTCGGCAGCATATAGAAATGACTCGGATTTTAGTGGTAATTTAAGAGAAGCAATAGCATTACCAGGAAATGCTCCACTTGGTCCACCTCCTTTGTGTTCAATATGTCAACACAAGGCACCTGTTTTTGGAAAACCTCCAAGGTGGTTCAGCTATGCTGAGTTGGAACTTGCTACCGGTGGATTTTCACAAGCCAACTTCTTAGCAGAAGGAGGGTATGGATCGGTTCATCGAGGGGTTCTACCAGAAGGACAAGTCATTGCTGTCAAGCAACATAAATTGGCTAGTTCTCAAGGTGATGTCGAATTTTGCTCTGAGGTAGAAGTTCTAAGCTGTGCTCAACACCGAAATGTTGTTATGCTGATTGGATTCTGTATAGAGGATAAGAGAAGGCTTCTGGTTTATGAGTACATATGCAATGGATCATTGGATTCACATTTATATG GGCGACAAAGGGATCCATTAGAATGGTCTGCGAGGCAGAAAATTGCTGTTGGAGCTGCCCGCGGGTTAAGGTATCTTCACGAAGAGTGCAGAGTTGGTTGTATCATCCACCGTGACATGAGGCcgaacaacattctcataactcATGATTTTGAACCTCTG GTTGGTGATTTTGGATTGGCAAGGTGGCAACCTGATGGAGACATGGGTGTAGATACTAGAGTAATTGGAACATTTGG GTATTTGGCTCCTGAATATGCTCAAAGCGGTCAAATCACCGAAAAAGCTGATGTTTATTCCTTTGGGGTGGTATTGGTGGAGCTTGTTACCGGTAGAAAAGCTGTCGATCTCACTCGGCCAAAGGGACAACAGTGCCTTACTGAGTGG GCGCGGCCACTGTTAGAAGAATATGCCATTGACGAACTGATTGACCCGAGGCTTGGACGTCTCTATTTAGAGCATGAGGTCTATTGCATGTTGCATGCCGCTTCATTGTGCATAAGGAGAGATCCTCATTCTAGACCCCGCATGTCACAG GTTCTCCGAATTCTAGAGGGAGACATGGTGATGGACACAAATTACATTTCTACTCCAGGCTATGATGTTGGAAACAGGAGCGGTCGCATTTGGTCAGAGCCACTGCAGAGACAGCATCATTACAGTGGTCCCCTAGTAGAAGATTCATTGGAGTCATCATTCAGTGGAAAGCTATCTATTGACAAGTACAAACCTTCCTATTGGGATAGGAGTAGGGACAAGCCCATAAGGGCCTCATCAGAAGATGATATTTGA